A region of bacterium DNA encodes the following proteins:
- a CDS encoding cobyrinate a,c-diamide synthase has product MAAAHTGAGKTTVTMGLIAALRRRGLDVRPFKVGPDYIDPGFLSRAAGRPARNLDAWLLDGATVRWVFDRHAGPSAAVVEGMMGLFDGLTGRDDTGSTAHVARLLDLPVVVVLDASRAARSVAAVARGCQVFDPRVRIAGWILSRVAGDTHRRWVTDAVERATRRPVLGSLPEDGRLALPERHLGLVQAHEAGSLGRLLARLAHEVERRFDLTRLLEVTRERAGRGGAAVPRGLARMLAGPRGAAAPPAAPPVIAWARDDAFTFHYADNVDLLAALGARVVPWSPLADRALPPETGALVLGGGYPELFAAALADNRAALDAVRAFAGRGGPIYAECGGLMYLARGIAPGRRLLAGIVPAWVRLRPRPRVAYVLAETVRDTILAPRGTVLRGHEFHTSSLVPAPRARGAAYRVTDAAGVSAPPRFDGYCRPGLLASYVHVNFLGAPRLAARLVAAASAARRRSIAARARR; this is encoded by the coding sequence GTGGCGGCCGCGCACACCGGCGCCGGCAAGACGACCGTCACGATGGGACTGATCGCCGCGCTCCGGCGGCGCGGGCTGGACGTGCGCCCGTTCAAGGTCGGTCCCGACTACATCGATCCCGGGTTTCTGTCGCGCGCCGCGGGGCGTCCCGCGCGCAACCTCGACGCGTGGCTGCTCGATGGTGCGACCGTGCGCTGGGTGTTTGACCGGCACGCCGGCCCCTCCGCCGCGGTCGTCGAGGGGATGATGGGGCTCTTTGACGGGTTGACCGGACGCGACGATACCGGGAGCACGGCGCACGTCGCGCGGCTGCTGGATCTGCCCGTCGTCGTCGTGCTCGACGCCTCGCGCGCCGCGAGGAGCGTCGCCGCCGTCGCGCGGGGATGCCAGGTGTTCGACCCGCGCGTCCGGATCGCCGGCTGGATCCTGAGCCGCGTCGCCGGCGACACGCACCGGCGCTGGGTCACGGACGCGGTGGAGCGCGCGACACGCCGGCCGGTTCTCGGCTCGCTGCCGGAGGATGGGCGTCTGGCGCTCCCGGAGCGGCACCTCGGTCTGGTGCAGGCGCACGAGGCCGGCTCGCTCGGCCGCCTCCTCGCGCGCCTCGCGCACGAGGTCGAGCGCCGGTTCGACCTGACGCGGCTGCTCGAGGTCACGCGCGAACGGGCGGGGCGGGGCGGCGCCGCGGTGCCGCGCGGGCTGGCCCGGATGCTCGCGGGGCCGCGGGGCGCGGCCGCGCCGCCCGCGGCCCCGCCGGTCATCGCCTGGGCACGGGACGACGCTTTCACGTTCCATTACGCCGACAACGTCGATCTGCTGGCAGCGCTCGGCGCGCGCGTCGTACCGTGGAGTCCGCTCGCCGATCGAGCGCTGCCGCCGGAGACGGGGGCGCTCGTGCTCGGCGGCGGGTATCCCGAATTGTTTGCCGCGGCGCTGGCCGACAACCGGGCGGCGCTCGACGCGGTGCGGGCGTTTGCCGGAAGGGGAGGGCCGATCTACGCGGAGTGCGGCGGGCTCATGTATCTCGCGCGCGGCATCGCGCCAGGCCGCCGGCTCCTGGCCGGCATCGTTCCGGCGTGGGTGCGCCTGCGCCCGCGGCCGCGGGTGGCGTACGTGCTGGCCGAGACCGTCCGCGACACGATTCTCGCGCCCCGGGGTACGGTGCTGCGGGGGCACGAATTTCACACGTCGTCGCTCGTCCCGGCGCCGCGGGCCCGCGGCGCGGCGTACCGCGTGACGGATGCGGCGGGAGTCTCTGCGCCGCCTCGCTTCGACGGATATTGCCGGCCGGGCCTCCTGGCGTCGTACGTGCACGTGAATTTTCTCGGCGCTCCGCGGCTGGCCGCGCGCCTCGTCGCCGCCGCGTCCGCCGCGCGGCGCCGGTCCATCGCCGCGCGTGCGCGCAGGTAG